TTATACATTCACCCTAATGTAGGCTTTTTTTATACATAAACACTAAACAAAAATGGATACAATTTTAATCATAATCATTTCCGCCATCGCAGGTGTGGCCGGTGGATTCGTAATCGCCAAGATCCTGGAGAAGAAGAACGTCTCCAATCTCATCAAAAATGCCCGTAAAGAAGCCGCGTCCATCTTAAAAGATGCCAGTCTCGAAGCCGAAAATACCAAAAAAGACAAAATCCTTCAGGCCAAGGAGAAGTTCATTGAACTCAAGGCGGAGCACGAACAGGTCATCCTGAACCGTGAAAAGAAAGTAGCGGAAATAGAAAAAAGGATCCGCGACAAGGAATCCCTGGTTTCCAATGAATTGGCTAAAGCCAAAAAAATCAATGATGATTTTGAAAGTAAAACCAAGGAATACAATAACAAGATAGATGTCCTCGACAAAAAGCAGGCCGAGGTGGAGCGCATGCACAAAAGCCAGCTCGAGCAGCTTGAAGTGATTTCAGGCCTGTCTACGGAAGACGCCAAAAACCAACTCATAGAAGGCCTGAAAGCCGAAGCCAAAAGCAATGCGATGTCATACATCCAGGATACCCTGGAGGAGGCAAAACTCACGGCACAACAGGAAGCCAAGAAAATCATCATCAACACCATCCAGCGCGTCGGGACCGAAGAAGCAGTCGAAAACTGCGTGTCAGTCTTCAACATCGAATCGGATGATGTCAAGGGTAGGATCATCGGGCGTGAGGGTCGTAACATCCGTGCAATTGAGGCGGCAACCGGTGTGGAAATCATTGTCGACGATACGCCGGAAGCAATCATCCTGTCGTGCTTTGACCCGGTCAGGAGGGAAATTGCCAGACTGTCGCTGCACAAACTGGTGACCGATGGCCGTATACACCCTGCAAGGATTGAAGAGGTGGTTGCCAAAACAACCAAACAGATTGACGACGAGATTGCTGAAGTCGGAAAGCGTACGGTTATCGATCTGGGCATCCATGGATTACACCCTGAACTGATCAAAGTTGTCGGAAGGATGAAATACCGTTCTTCATACGGACAAAACCTCTTACAGCACTCTCGAGAGGTTTCGAAACTTTGTGGTATCATGGCTGCTGAATTAGGACTCAATGTAAAACTTGCCAAAAGGGCCGGACTGTTGCACGATATAGGTAAAGTGCCGGATACCGAAAGTGACTTGCCACACGCACTGTTGGGAATGCAATGGGCGGAAAAATATGGCGAAAAAGAAGAAGTGTGCAACGCCATTGGGGCGCACCACGACGAGATTGAGATGAAGTCACTCCTCTCTCCTATCGTGCAGGTTTGCGACGCGATTTCGGGAGCAAGACCGGGAGCACGCCGCCAGGTGCTTGATTCGTACATCCAGAGGCTTAAGGACCTTGAAGAGATCGCTTTCGGATTCCATGGCGTGAAAAACGCGTATGCGATCCAGGCAGGACGTGAATTGCGTGTAATCGTGGAAAGCGAAAAAGTATCCGACGACCATGCGGCCAGTCTTTCTTTCGATATCTCTCAGAAAATCCAGACTGAAATGACGTATCCGGGTCAGGTAAAAATTACCGTAATCAGGGAAACAAGGGCGGTGAATATTGCAAAGTAATCCTGATCCTTTTATAAAATCAAAAGCTCCTTAACGGAGCTTTTTTTATTTTTTTATGGGGCGAATATTTTGTTAATGTCCGATTGGCTGATGGGCTTGAGAAAGTAACTTGCAATGTCGTTCTCAAAATCCCTGGCCTTGCTGATGTCTATGTTGTCATTCGACGAGGTGACCACGTAAATATCGGTGGTCAGTTCGAAATTCTCCCGAAGCTTCCTGAATTCCTCCAAAAACTGCCATCCGTCCATGATGGGCATATTGATGTCGAGTAAAATCAAGTCCGGAAATTCGTTGGCATGCAGCTTCTGCTTTAAAATCTCAATCGCATCAAATCCATTTTCAAAAAAGGAAGGGGTCAGCCTGATGTTATTTTTGTTCAGTAAATTCCGCAGGATAAAATGGTAAATCTTATCATCGTCGACCACAAACAGGTCTTTATATTTATTCATTAAAATAGATTTTGAAAATGGTGCCTTTATTTACCTCGCTGTCCACGACAATTTTTCCGCCCATGGCTTCAACCTGGTTTTTTGACATGAATAATCCCAATCCGCGTGAATTGGGATGCTTGTGAAAAGTCTTATACATCCCGAACAAGACATTTCCGTGCTTTTCCAGATTGATTCCCAAACCGTTGTCAGCAATGGAAAGCACCTTCCTGCCCTCTTCGTAATAAAAATTGTAATGGATCAATGGCGTTCGGTCCGGATGGGAATATTTGACCGCGTTGGTCGAAAAATTCAGCAGCACACTCTCGAGGTAAGCGGGATTGAAGTAGACGGTCTCGTCATCAGGGATGTCGATTCGGTATGCCACCTGGTGCCTGGCAAATTCTTCTGAGAGCAGCGTAAGCATCTTACGCAGGTAATGCCGGACATTCAGGTGCTCGCGTACCGGCTTTAAATCCGACTGTATTTCCACCAATTCCTTAAGATTGGCTATCGTTTCCGTCAGGTGGTTCGAGTTGGTCCGGATGTGAATCATGCTTTCCTGCCGCAAGGCCTCGTCGGTTTCAGTCTCCATCAAATCGAGCAGCATCTTAAAATTGCCCGCATGCGAACGCAGGTTGTGCGACACGATGTGGGCAAAATTAAGCAGTTTCTTGTTTTGTTCGCTTAACAGGTGCAGGGTCTTTTGCAGTTCGTTCTCTTTTTCAATCCGGGCCGAGATATTGCTGTGTGTCCCGATAACGCGCAACGGTTCCCCATTGATATCGCGGTCTATAATCTTGCCGCGGCTCAGTACCCAGCGGTACTCGTCGTTTTTTGTGCGGACCCTTTGCAGGTTTTCATAAAAAGGCGTGTGGTTGTCGAGATGACGCTGAATGTCATTGCTGTATTTTTCCTTGTCTTCCGGATGGATCCTGTCGTCCCAAACCCGGATGTCGAGGATCGCATCCTTTTCATCAAAATCAAGCATCTTCATCGACTGTGAAGAAAAGAAGACCTTGTTTGTGCGCACATCTAGATCCCATATCCCTTCTGATGATGCTTCCAGGGCAAACTGGTAGCGTTCTTCAGAAATCTTGAGTTTCAACGCCTGGATTCGGCTGTCGGTGTGGTCATTGATGCGGCCGTAAAACACGAGCCCGCCCTTATTATCCTCCTCAACAGTGGCCCGGACCTTGAACCAGCGTAATCCCTTGACGGGTAAATTGCAGCGGAATTCGAAAAGCAGGTTCTGCATGCTTTCCCTTGCGTTGGCAATAGCCTCCATGAGCCTGTCAAAATCTTCGGGAATAATCTTGCTGCGCAAAACATCAATGGTGTAGTAGTTGATTTCCTCTTCGGTGAGCTCAAAATGATTGATCACCGACTCGCTCATGAAAGGGAAACTGATCCTGCCTTCGCCAGAAATAGTCATCTGGAAAATCAAGTCCGGAACCTGTGACAAGAGTTTATTGTAGAAATTGATCTTATCGTCCTGCTGTAAGGAATTCGCAAAGAAATCTAATTTCATCTGTCGATATTAAAAAGGACGGACTTCCGTACTCCCATTGTTTTAAGCTTTTTACAAAAATATAAAAAATCGGCTAAAAACCTATTTTCTCGGATGAAATGCATTAATTACCTGCGTAAGGTGTTTTCTGTCTAGATGTACGTAAATTTCTGTAGTGGTGATGCTCTCATGGCCGAGCATCAGCTGGATCGACCGAAGGTCAGCACCATTTTCAAGCAGGTGCGTGGCAAATGAATGCCTGAAGGTGTGCGGACTGATCGATTTGTTCAGACTGATTTTCTCCGCGAGGTTCCTGATGATTGTAAAAACCATCGCGCGGGTCAGTTTGCGGCCGCGCCGATTCAGGAAAAGGGTATCTTCGTGGCCTTTTTGTATTGGGAACGCGGTCCTGATGTGGTCCTTGTATGAGTCGATCAATTTCCGGGTGTGGCTCCCGATGGGCAAAAACCGCTGCTTATTGCCTTTACCCGTAACCCGGATAAATCCCTCATCAAAAAACAAATCCGAAATTTTCAGATCGACCAGTTCAGACACGCGCAAGCCGCAGCCGTAAAGCGTCTCGAGCATGGATTCGTTGCGGTATCCCTCAATGCTGTCTGCCCCTTTTTTATCCTTAAGCGCAATGGCTGAGATCAATTGATCGATTTCAGAAAGCGACAACGTGTCGGGCAACTTCCTGCCCGTCCTGGGCGGTTCAATGAGCTCCATCGGGCTGTCCTTACGGTAATCCTCAAAAATGAGGTAATTGAAAAAACTCTTTAACCCGGAGATCAGCCGCGCCTGCGAGCGTGGGTTTATCGTTTTGGAAATATCGTAAATAAACTGCTGGATGTGTTCAGGGCCTATTTTAACCGGCGATACATCGATGCCATTGTCATCCAGGAAAGAGCAGAGTTTTTCGATGTCAAGGGTGTAATTGCCGATCGTATTCAACGACAATCCGCGTTCGATGCGCAGGTATGACTGGTAACTTTTTATGAATGATATCCATTTGCCCATACTGCAAATAAAGCAATAATTACGCATAAAAGAAGCCTCCCGGTCAGGAGGCTTTCACTTTATTTTAAGCAGATATTAGAAGTGCAATGCAAATCCGATATTTACCTGGAACATACCGTCTTCAGTATAGTTATCGTTAAGGCTTGAATTGTACCTTACACCTGGCTCGATAGACACATTGTCACCAAGGAACCATGCGTAACCTGCCTGCAAACCTAAGTAAGATGGTGTTTCAGCATCCGGACCTACCTCGTAGATGTCTCCAGAAGCTCCAGTATAGTCAACCTGTACCGGAATCATTCCTAAGATGTAGTATTTTGCACCGACTTTGTAAGCAAAACCGCTTCCGTCAACTGTTCCATCATCAAAAGAGTTGTAACCGATACCCGCTTTGATAGCAAGGTTATCCATAATGAAGTAACCTGCCTCAGCACCAAGGTTCATTACTTTCACATCTCCTTGTGAAGAATATCCGAAACTGGTGTTAGCACCACGGATTGCACCAAAACCTGTGTTGGCTTCGATCAACCATTTTCCTTTAGCAGTCTGACCACCATTTGATTTGGCATCATCCTGTGCGTTTGCAAAACCGAAAGCCAATAATGCAACAGCTGATAAAATAATTTTTTTCATAATTCTGTTTTGTTTTTAAATTAACTGAAACAAATTTATATCGATTCCAAGACTCAAAAATTAACAAGTATTGGGAGTTATCAACACAGTTATTAACAAGTTATAAACAACCTGGATGATTTAAAGTATTGTTAATTATTTTGAGGTTTTTGGGAATTCAGACTAATTTCGTGGGTAAGTAAAAACAAGAACCAATTTAACCTAAAAAAGAAGTTATGAAAAAAGTAATCTTATTAACAATGTTTCTGGTGTTCGGCACTGTGTCTCAGGCACAAGGTGTAAAGTTCGGTATTAAGGGCGGAGCCAACTTCGCCAATTTCGACGGTGGGGACCTAGACAGCAAGAGCATCACGAGTTTTCACGGTGGTGTATTTGTAGAGCTTGGCATCACACCAAGTTTCGCCATACAGCCTGAAGCGCTCTACTCTTCACAAGGTGCCAAAGTAGAAGGATTTGACGATGTAAAATTTGACTACATCAACATTCCCGTGATGGCGAGATTTTACGTACTGCCTGACGTGGTGAGTATCGATGCGGGTCCGCAGTTCGGTTTCCTGGTAAACGATGACTTCGGGAACATTCCGGGTGATTTCAAGACAAAATCATTTGACCTGGGTATTGCCGGTGGCGCTACAGTGAATATCGCTGCAGGATTCTTCGCTTCGGCGCGTTATATCGTCGGACTTACGGAAGCATCAAAAGAAGCTGAAATTAAAAACATGACTGCACAGCTGTCTTTAGGATACAAGTTCTAAATAACTGTGCGAAGTAATTCAAAGCCGATTCTTTTAAGGATCGGCTTTTTTATTTAAGTCCAAACCCATATTTTTACCAAAACAACCTACCATGAAAATCGCCATCATCAATGGCCCTAACCTGAATCTCCTGGGAACAAGGGAACCTGAAGTTTACGGCAGCACGACTTTTGAAGATTATTTTGACCGCCTCAAAGCACAGTTTCCCACGGTCGAATTGTTGCTTTTCCAAAGCAATATCGAAGGGGAAATCGTCGGATTCCTGCAACAATGCGGGTTCTCCTGCGACGGCATCATCCTCAACGCTGCCGCGTATACCCACACTTCGGTCGCCATCGGCGATGCTGTAAAAGCAATTACGGCACCCGTCGTGGAAGTCCACATTTCAAACACATTTGCCCGTGAAAGCTACCGCCACCAGTCGTTCGTTTCCCCGAATGCTGCGGGGGTCATCATCGGTTTCGGGCTGCAGGGCTACGCGCTGGCCGTCCGCTCTTTTTTGTAGCCGATGCAACCTTATCGGCGCTGAATTCGTCAACATACAAAACAAAAACCAATAAACCATGAAACAATTCCTTACGCTCTTTCTATTCTGCATTGCCTTTTCGTCATCCGGGCAGATCCGCGGCACGGTGACCGATGATAACAATGTCCCGCTGCCGCTCGTCACCGTCCTGGTCGAAAACACCTACAACGGCACCTCAGCCAACGAACAGGGCCAGTATGAACTGAATGTCACCCAACCCGGGAAATACACACTCATTTTTCAATACCTCGGTTTTAAAACCAAAAAAATTACCGTCAATGTTGACAAATTTCCATTTGTGCAGAATGCCGTGCTCTCGGAAGAAAGTTTGTCGCTGTCAGAGGTTGTAATCAACACCAAAGACAATCCGGCCAATGCGCTGATCAGGAAAGCCATCGCGGCTAAAAAAGCCAATTCGGCAAAAACCGCGCGTTACACCGCCGACTTCTATTCGCGCGGAATTTTCAAACTGAAAGACATGCCTAAGAAAATTTTCGGTGAGGAAGTAGGTGACATGGAAGGCATGCTTGATTCTACCGGAACGGGCATACTGTATCTTTCAGAAACCGTGTCAAAAATCACTTTCGAGAAACCCGACAACCTCAAGGAACGCATCATCGCTTCAAAAATCAGCGGAAACGACAACGGCTTCAGCTACAATACTGCGGGCGCTACGGTGTACGACTTTTACGACAACACGCTGAAATTCGGCATCAATATGATTTCCCCGATTGCGGACAATGCCTTTAATTACTACAAATACAAGCTTGAAGGCAATTTCACGGACGACAACAACAACATCATCAGTAAAATTAGGATCATCCCGCGTCGTGACTCAGAGCCGGTTTTTGAAGGGTTCATTTACATCGTCGAGGATTCCTGGGCGATCTATGCGGTGGATGTCGACATTAAGGGCTACCGCATCAAGCAGGAATTCCTTGACACGATGAAGCTGGTACAGAATTTCGGTTACAACAGAAACAACGGCATCTGGTCGAAAAACACGCAGAGCCTCGAATTTAACGCGGGAATCTTCGGCATTAAATTCAACGGAAAATTTTCTTATGTCTACACAAACTACGACTTCAGGGAATCGTTTGAGAAAAAGACGTTTACCAATGAGATCATCAGTTTCGAAGACAATTCAAACAAAAAGGACAATACCTTTTGGGACAGCAACCGACAGATTCCGCTGACAGATGAGGAAAGCAAAGATTATGTGAAGAAAGACAGTATTTACAAAGTTCGGAATTCCAGGACCTACCTCGACTCCATTGACAGGAAAGGCAACAGGTTCCGCCTGCTGAGTCCGATAACCGGCTATCGCTATGCCAACAGCTATGAGAAATGGTCGTTCAATTACCGCGGCCTGATCAATCTGGGTTCACTGAGCTTCAATACCGTGCAGGGCTGGAACCTGGGCTCGGGGTTGTCTTACCGCAAGTGGAAAGACGAGGAGAAAGGGAAATATACAAACGCCAGTGCGAACGTCAATTACGGGTTTGCTGAAGACCGGCTGCGTGTCACCGGCGATTTTTCCCACCGTTTCAACAACCGGAATTATGCGTTTGTCCATCTCTCAGGTGGGACTACCGTGGCACAATACAATCCCGAGGAACCGATCGGTAAACTGGTGAACTCGGTGAGCACGTTGTTTTTCAAGGACAACTACATGAAGCTGTACAATAAGGAGTACGCCGGAATTACTTACGGGCGTGACGTCGCTAACGGGCTGAACCTTATGGGCCGTGTCGAGTACCAGCAACGCAAGACTTTGGTAAACCACACGGATTATACGGTAATAAAGAACGACGATCCGTACACATCAAACAATCCGCTTGATCCGGCCAACGATGCGCCTGCCTTTGCGACCCATCATCTGACGAAAGCGTCGGTTTTCGCACGCATCAATTTCGGGAATAAATACATTACAAGGCCGGACGGTAAAATAAACCTGCGCAACCAGGATTATCCTACGATCTTTCTTGCCTACGACAACGCTTTTGGGGCAAGTGAAAAGAATTATGAGTTCCAATTGCTTTCCGGACGGATCTACTATGATTTTACCGCCGGAAACAAAGGCACGTTTTCGTTTAATATTAAAGGAGGAAAATTCTTCAATGGAGAAAATATTTCGTTTATCGATTACAAGCATTTCAACGGGAACCAGACACATATCGGAAAGGATGAGCGCTACCTGAACGTGTTCAACCTGTTGCCCTACTATGCTGCCAGCACGAACGACGCATACACGGAAACCCACATCGAATACGATGATAAAGGTTACCTCATCAATAAGATCCCGCTATTGAACCTCTTGCGGGCGAAGCTGGTCCTTGGGGCGCACAATCTTGCCGTTCCAGACCGGAAACCCTACCAGGAATTTTCCGTCGGGCTCGATAATCTGGGCTTAGGCAAACTTAAGGTACTGCGGGTTGATTACGTGAGATCTTATCAAAACGGATTTGTCGGGGATGGCGTGGTTTTTGGCCTGAAATTCTTAAACATCCTGGAATAATCAATTTTGGAAAGTGGTGTAAAAAAAATCCCGTCATGACCTGACGGGATTTTTTTTATTTGCTTTACAATTGCATTGCGGGCATTATCCGGTCGCCGCAATTAATCCTCGCGGCTAATCTTAGCCCCGATGGCCCTCAGCCTCGCTTCGATGTCCTCATACCCGCGGTCAATCTGTTCGATATTCTGGATGGTGCTGGTCCCTTTCGCGGAAAGTGCGGCAATCAGCAACGAGATCCCGGCACGGATATCCGGTGATGACATCGTGGTGGCTTTCAGCTGTGATTTAAAATCGTGCCCGATCACTACGGCGCGGTGCGGATCGCACAACATGATTTTTGCGCCCATGTCGATCAGCTTGTCGGTAAAGAACAAACGGCTTTCAAACATTTTCTGGTGAATCAGCACGTCGCCTTTCGCCTGCGTGGCCACGACGAGCACTATGCTCAGCAGGTCAGGCGTAAAACCGGGCCACGGTGCGTCAGCAATTGTGAGTATCGAGCCATCAATGTCAGTCTTGACTTCATAACCATTGGTGTGTGCGGGAATGTAAATATCGTCCCCGCGGCGTTCGAGCGTGATGCCCAGTTTCCTGAATGTATTGGGGATGATTCCAAGATTGTCCCAGCTTACATTCTTGATGGTGATCTCACTGCGTGTCATGGCGGCAAGGCCAATCCAGGAACCGATTTCAATCATATCGGGCAGGATGGTGTGTGTACAGCCCGATAACTTTTCAACACCTTCGATAGTCAGTAAGTTGGATCCGACGCCTGTTATCCTCGCGCCCATCGAGTTAAGCATTTTTGATAACTGCTGCAGGTAAGGCTCGCAGGCTGCGTTGTAAATGGTCGTAGTGCCTTTGGCCAGTACGGCGGCCATGACGATATTTGCGGTTCCGGTTACCGAGGCTTCGTCGAGGAGCATATCAGCCCCCTGCAAACCGTCCGCGGCCTCTACGCCGTAAAAATGGTCTTCGCGGTTGTAACGGAATTTAGCACCTAAATTGATGAATCCTTCAAAATGCGTATCGAGCCGCCTGCGCCCGATCTTGTCGCCGCCCGGCTTTGGGATGTATCCGCGGCCAAAGCGCGCCAGCAAAGGCCCGACAATCATAATCGATCCGCGCAGCGAACCGCCCTCTTTCTTGAACGCTTCGGTTTCAAGGTAACCCACGTTGACCTCGTCCGATTGGAAGGTATAGGAGCCTTTGGCCAGTTTCTCCACCTTCACCCCTAAATTCTTAAGCAGTGTAATGAGTTTATTGACATCGATAATGTCAGGAATGTTGTTGATCGTGACTTTTTCGGGTGTCAGCAATACCGCACATAAGATCTGTAAAGCTTCATTTTTGGCACCCTGCGGCGTAATTTCACCTTTAAGCGCTACACCGCCTTCAATTTTAAAAGTTCCCATTTTTGTTTATTCAGATTTGGGATTCCAAATTACAGATTTGAGAAATCATAGGGAGAAAATCCAAATCCGCGACCTGAAATCTTATTGTGTTTTCCTATTTTGGTTTTTAAATCCGGTATTCAGTTTGCCGTTTTTACCGGCTTTTGGCTTTTGGACGACGGGCTGCTGGTGTTTGTTCGACACCTTTTTGTTGGTCCGCATCAGGTCTATGGTATCAAGCAATTCTTCCGAGCCATTCAGCAAGTCGATCTTACCACCCGAAAGTTCATACAGGTGCTCAAAAATCACGTCGTCTTTCACTGTGTCCTTGTTCCAGCTCAGATACGATTTCTTCATGTGGTTGGCAATGACTTTTATCAACGCGTTCTTCAGTTCATTGTCTTCCCAGCTGTTTGCCACATCAATCATGTACTTGATGTTGTTGCCGTAAAACCGGTACTTCGGAAAGTTCTGCGGATAAGGCAGGACATCCGGCCGAAGCTGCAATACCTCGCGCGAGGGAATCGGGTATGGTGAATCCACATCCAGCTTAAAATCGGACATGATGAAAATCTGGTCCCACAATTTATGCTGAAAATCCGGCACATCCCTCAAATGCGGATTGAGGCTGCCCATCACCTGGATGATGTATCGTGCTGCCTTGTTGCGCTCTTCGCGGTCCTCGATGACCACTGCCTGGTCAATCAGTTTTTGCAGGTGCCGCCCGTACTCCCTGATGATCAGGTGCGGGCGTTCGGCGTTATATTCGAGTTCGTTTACAACGTCGTTCGCGTTTTCCTTGATGTATTTCTGGTTCATTTATAACGAAATTATGCCTTCAATATCCGACACGGCAACATATTTTTCAATTACGGCGTCCGGATTTACCATGGTTACGTTCACCGAAACCGAGGTGTATTTTCCTGTCTTGGACTGATGCGTCGAGATTACCGCGCCCAGGTTATTGAACGCATTCTCGACTTCCCGGATTTTGGCGGGATCGGTCGGGACAATAAATTTATATAAATATTCTGAAGGCCAGCTGCTTGTCGTGGATAACTCTTCCTTTAACCGCACGTAGAATTCTTCTGTCTTTTTATCCATTTTATCAAAATAAACGCAAATATACAGTTTTAGAACGGAGATTGCCGATTTGCATTCCACATTTTATATTTCTGCCGATAGTGCCTGGATGCAATTTATTATTAATTGTTAATTGCCGATTGCAGGATATCAATTACCAATCGTTATCTTTGCGCCTTATTTTCAAAAAGTGGACAAGGAAATTGTTGTCATCATCGGCGGTCCCGGAACCGGTAAAACCACCATCATCGACGGGCTCACGGCAAAAGGATACTGCTGTTATCCCGAAATCTCGCGCGAGGTGACCATGGAAGCCAAGAAACAGGGCATCGAACAATTGTTCCTTGAAAATCCGTTACTGTTCAGCGAACTGCTGCTGGAGGGCCGCAAGAAGCAATTCATCAACGCCTGCTCCGAATCGCATGACATTGTATTCCTCGACCGCGGCATCCCTGACGTACTGGCTTACATGCATTATATCGGCGACAGTTACCCGTCACATTTCGATGCGGCATGTCGTGAAAATACCTACACCAAAATTTTCATTCTTCCACCCTGGGAGGAAATATATGAAAGCGACGACGAACGCTATGAGAATTTCGAACAGGCCAAACTCATTTACAGCCACCTGGTCGAAACCTACGAAAGTTACGGCTACAAGCTCATCGATGTCCCTAAGGGCACTGTGGATGAGCGTATTGATTTTATACTGCGCCATATTTCCTAAGCGCGGAATCCGGTTTTATTTGACTAACTTTCCGACGTAGTAACCGACGACATGTTAAATTTCGAATTATAAGCCATGCCTACCGCCGTTGAAATCCTCAAAAATTACTGGAACCACGACCGTTTCCGGGACCTGCAACAGGACATCATTGACGCTGCCATGGACAAGCGGGATACTTTTGCACTATTGCCTACAGGCGGTGGAAAATCAATTTGTTTCCAGGTCCCCGCATTGATGCAGGACGGCCTCTGTCTTGTGATATCACCGCTGGTTGCCCTGATGAAGGACCAGGTAGCCAATCTGCAAAAGCGAAACATCAAGGCCATTGCACTCACGGGCGGACTCCGCACAGAAGAGGTTTCGGACCTGCTCGACAACTGCCAATTCGGAAATTATAAATTCCTGTACCTGTCACCCGAAAGGCTGCAGTCTGACTGGATTATAGAACGCCTGAAAAGCCTCTCAATCAACCTTATTGCCATCGATGAGGCGCATTGTGTGTCACAATGGGGACATGATTTCCGTCCCGCATACCTTAAGATAGCCAACCTCAGGAACCATTTCAACAAAGTACCTTTTATGGCGTTGACTGCTTCAGCGACCCCGAAAGTACAACAGGACATCATCTCCGGGCTCGGCATGAAAGAGGTATCCGTTTTCCAAAAATCATTTGAGCGGAAGAATATTGCATACATGGTTTTTGAGACGGAAGACAAGCTGCACCGCATCACGCAAATCCTGAAAAAAAACCCCGAGCCGTCAATCATTTATGTCCGCAACCGCAAATCATGTCATGATATGTCATCGCAGCTGCAATCGCTGGGTTTTTCGGCGACGTATTATCACGGCGGACTCCCGGCCGCGGAAAAATCAAGGAACATGCAGTCATGGATGGAAGAAAAAGCACAGGTCATCGTAGCCACGAACGCATTTGGGATGGGTATCGATAAGGGCAATGTCAAAAACGTAATCCACGTCCAGCTGCCTGAAAACATCGAAAGTTATTACCAGGAAGCGGGACGCGCCGGGCGTAATGAGGAAAAAGCATTTGCGGTGCTGTTGTACCATCGGTCGGACACGACACAGGCCCGCAGCCAGTTTATCTCGGTTTTGCCTGATAAAGAGTTCCTGACCAGGGTATTTGTCAAACTCTGCAACTACCTTCGCATCGCCTACGGGGAAGGAATTGACGAACGCTTTGGCTTCAACCTGAACCATTTTTGCACACAATATGATTTCCCGGTATTGAAAACCTACAACGCATTGCAGTTCC
The nucleotide sequence above comes from Flavobacterium magnum. Encoded proteins:
- a CDS encoding DUF5686 and carboxypeptidase regulatory-like domain-containing protein, with product MKQFLTLFLFCIAFSSSGQIRGTVTDDNNVPLPLVTVLVENTYNGTSANEQGQYELNVTQPGKYTLIFQYLGFKTKKITVNVDKFPFVQNAVLSEESLSLSEVVINTKDNPANALIRKAIAAKKANSAKTARYTADFYSRGIFKLKDMPKKIFGEEVGDMEGMLDSTGTGILYLSETVSKITFEKPDNLKERIIASKISGNDNGFSYNTAGATVYDFYDNTLKFGINMISPIADNAFNYYKYKLEGNFTDDNNNIISKIRIIPRRDSEPVFEGFIYIVEDSWAIYAVDVDIKGYRIKQEFLDTMKLVQNFGYNRNNGIWSKNTQSLEFNAGIFGIKFNGKFSYVYTNYDFRESFEKKTFTNEIISFEDNSNKKDNTFWDSNRQIPLTDEESKDYVKKDSIYKVRNSRTYLDSIDRKGNRFRLLSPITGYRYANSYEKWSFNYRGLINLGSLSFNTVQGWNLGSGLSYRKWKDEEKGKYTNASANVNYGFAEDRLRVTGDFSHRFNNRNYAFVHLSGGTTVAQYNPEEPIGKLVNSVSTLFFKDNYMKLYNKEYAGITYGRDVANGLNLMGRVEYQQRKTLVNHTDYTVIKNDDPYTSNNPLDPANDAPAFATHHLTKASVFARINFGNKYITRPDGKINLRNQDYPTIFLAYDNAFGASEKNYEFQLLSGRIYYDFTAGNKGTFSFNIKGGKFFNGENISFIDYKHFNGNQTHIGKDERYLNVFNLLPYYAASTNDAYTETHIEYDDKGYLINKIPLLNLLRAKLVLGAHNLAVPDRKPYQEFSVGLDNLGLGKLKVLRVDYVRSYQNGFVGDGVVFGLKFLNILE
- a CDS encoding AAA family ATPase; protein product: MDKEIVVIIGGPGTGKTTIIDGLTAKGYCCYPEISREVTMEAKKQGIEQLFLENPLLFSELLLEGRKKQFINACSESHDIVFLDRGIPDVLAYMHYIGDSYPSHFDAACRENTYTKIFILPPWEEIYESDDERYENFEQAKLIYSHLVETYESYGYKLIDVPKGTVDERIDFILRHIS
- the murA gene encoding UDP-N-acetylglucosamine 1-carboxyvinyltransferase, coding for MGTFKIEGGVALKGEITPQGAKNEALQILCAVLLTPEKVTINNIPDIIDVNKLITLLKNLGVKVEKLAKGSYTFQSDEVNVGYLETEAFKKEGGSLRGSIMIVGPLLARFGRGYIPKPGGDKIGRRRLDTHFEGFINLGAKFRYNREDHFYGVEAADGLQGADMLLDEASVTGTANIVMAAVLAKGTTTIYNAACEPYLQQLSKMLNSMGARITGVGSNLLTIEGVEKLSGCTHTILPDMIEIGSWIGLAAMTRSEITIKNVSWDNLGIIPNTFRKLGITLERRGDDIYIPAHTNGYEVKTDIDGSILTIADAPWPGFTPDLLSIVLVVATQAKGDVLIHQKMFESRLFFTDKLIDMGAKIMLCDPHRAVVIGHDFKSQLKATTMSSPDIRAGISLLIAALSAKGTSTIQNIEQIDRGYEDIEARLRAIGAKISRED
- a CDS encoding DUF493 family protein; translated protein: MDKKTEEFYVRLKEELSTTSSWPSEYLYKFIVPTDPAKIREVENAFNNLGAVISTHQSKTGKYTSVSVNVTMVNPDAVIEKYVAVSDIEGIISL
- a CDS encoding DUF4290 domain-containing protein, whose amino-acid sequence is MNQKYIKENANDVVNELEYNAERPHLIIREYGRHLQKLIDQAVVIEDREERNKAARYIIQVMGSLNPHLRDVPDFQHKLWDQIFIMSDFKLDVDSPYPIPSREVLQLRPDVLPYPQNFPKYRFYGNNIKYMIDVANSWEDNELKNALIKVIANHMKKSYLSWNKDTVKDDVIFEHLYELSGGKIDLLNGSEELLDTIDLMRTNKKVSNKHQQPVVQKPKAGKNGKLNTGFKNQNRKTQ